TACTTTCATTCGGCGGCTCCAGCGTGAGATCGGCTAAGAAGTCGCTCAATTGCTGGTAACGTTCGGCCATGATGCTGAGATGTTCAAGATCCCGGATGCGTTTCGGGTAGTCATCGTACTGATCCTTGAGTATGGGAAGGTAATATTCCAGCGTTTCGCTGATGAGCTCTGTGGGGCGCGGGGTATCATGGCCGGCAATATTTTCCAGCAGGGCGGCTAACTGTCTGAGGCCATGCGCGGATCGTCCTGTTCCACTTTTCAGCACTTCATAGGGTTGCGTGGTGATGAGCAATGAGGCGATTAGGTCCTTGGCCTTTTTAGGGCCAACGCCTTCGATTAACAAGAGGATACGGTTCCAACTCACCGAATCCAGCGGATTGTGCATGACCCGCAGGTATGCCAAGAGGTCTTTCACATGAGCGGTTTCGATGAACTTGAACCCGCCGCGCTTGATGAATGGGAGGTTACAGCGGGTGAGTTCCAGCTCGAGATCAAACGCGTTAAAACTGGATCGGAAGAGCACGGCGATCTCATCGAGCCCGATGCCTTCTTCTCGAAGCTCTAAAATTTTTTGGGCGATGAATCGGGATTGCGCATTCTCGCCCACGGCTTGAACGAGAACGGGAAGTGGCCCGTCGGTTTTTTTTGTGAAGAGTTCTTTCGTATATTTTTCAGGCGCGTTGGCGATGATGCCATTGGCCAATTGGAGCACGGGTTGCGTGCTGCGATAATTTTCTTCGAGCTTGTAGATGGTGGTGTCGGGAAAGAGCTCAGGAAACTCCATGATGTTGCGGAAGGTCGCTCCGCGAAAGGCATAGATGGATTGCGAGTCATCGCCGACGACCATCACGTTGTCATGCGTGGCGGCTAGTTTGCGCACCACATCGGCTTGGAGCCGATTGGTGTCTTGATATTCGTCGACGAGGATGTACCGGAAAATTTGGGAAATATTATGACGCGCCGTGTCGTCCGTGTAGAGCAGCGTGCGGAGTTTGACGAGTAGGTCGTCATAGTCGACTAATTGCCGCTGTTGCTTGGCGGCTTCGTAGGCCTGGTGGAGCTTCGTGAGTTCCTCGAGAAACTCGGCAAAGTGCGAATAGTCGTTTAGGAGAATCGTGTCGACACTTTCCAACGTATTGGCGCTTTTGCTGTATAAGTCCGCGATCGTGCGTTTTCGTGGAAATCGTTTTCCGATTTCATTGAGTCCGAGTTGTCCGCGAAGAAGATTGATGAGATCTTCGGAATCTCCGCGATCGAGGATCGTGAATCCAGGGTCGAGTCCGACCGCGCGTCCATAGCGTCGCAATAAGATATTGGCGACTGAATGGAATGTGCCTCCGGCGACTTGTTCGCTGCGTCCCCCTATCAGGTGTCCTACGCGGTCCAGCATTTCCTGGGCGGACTTGCGCGTGAACGTCAGAAGCAGGATGGACGCAGGGTTGATGCCGATATCGATCAAGCGGGCGACCCGGTAGACGAGCGTTCGCGTTTTGCCGCTTCCGGCCCCGGCAATCACCAAGGCTGGGCCCTCCACGGCTTCGACGGCTGCTAATTGTTGTGGATTCAGCTCTTCGGCGTAATTCAGAGACAGGGTGGGGCTGGGACGTTCGACCGCGGGACGCTTGAGGACGTAAAGCTTTTGGCCGGGTGCGGTCGAATCCATAAATACTCGTGAATCGTCGTCCGTTATTTGTGTTCCGTGAATGGTTTTTGGGGGGTCTTACGAGCAACGCCTCACGGATACTGCGATACGTTTTTCTAGCATACGAGTTCCGGGGTTGCAATGTTCAGTTCATCGAGCGTGGGGCGCCCTTGGACAGGTTCCGAAAACATAGGGTATAATCCTCAGATAATCTTCAGCAGAGAAGGAAATCATGATGAAAGGCCCCGATACGTACAAACCAGTCTTAAAAGACCTTGCCAATACCATGCTCGGAATATCCCGTGAGTCCGTGTCGCTCATGAAGCGAAGTGACCAGCAACGTTCGCTCAAGCTCACACGAGGCCAAGAGTGGGAAATCTATCTGGAATTCCTCCGCGTACAATTTAATCTAGTCGACCGTCTTTCGGCCTTTCATATTCCCCTTCAAGATCAACCCGAATTCATGAATAGTTTAGAAGATAACGTGACGACCGAATTACGTGCCGTACTCACGCCAACGATGAGTGCCGCGGAAGTCGATGATATGGAGGTCACGTTAGCTGTTGGAAAAACGGTAGCGGAGAGTCGACAGATTTATGAGCGGTATAAATTTGTCGTGACTGAGCAGTCTAAGGAGCGGGATGCATTGTTTCATGCATTTGCGGCTCGTGTCGCCGATAAAATGGGAGCTGGAAAGAGCGATGGCCTAGCCTCCGCAGCCTTTCTCTGCGCAAGTTCCGTCGTGCCAGCCTTATCGAAACTTTTTGAAGACGCGTCGAATCCACCGTCGCCTGCTGTCAAAACGGAGGCTGTCGAGGCGGTGGCGAGTGCTGTGTCGGATGAGCGGTCAGCCAGTGCGGAGTCCAAGAGTTCGGCCAGCGCAGAGTCCAAGAGTTCCGAAGGCGCGCAAATCATCAAACTCGTTCGCGTGATGTCTAAGATTTCCGGGGAAGAGGTCGATTCCTGGTGGGGAATTCACCCGCAGTTTCAACGAGACCTTCAACCTCAAGAGGTCAAAGAGCTGGCAAAACATATGAACCGGGTCACTCGCATTATTGGTGAACGATTCGCCGTGGTTGCCTCTCTCGCGCAAGCGGGGAGTGGCAGTGACCAGCCTGTCGGAAATGCCTGATGTTGAGAGTCCTCCTGCCCTGAGTCAATATATTCTTACTTCGACACCTTGTCTGTGTCTGTTCGCCTTGTCAATCACGGTGTGCGTCAATCTATCGCCTAATCTGTCCCAATCGTTCAGTCAAGTGGAGGGCATGTTGTGAAAATTCTTTTTCTCCTCGTTGCCTTTGTCATGGTGTTTGGGTTTGGGTATTACACGGGACAACGTCCTGAAGAAATTAAGCAGAAAATACGTGAATTTTCAGGAGAGGTCCTGAAGCAGACGATAGGCTTTGATAAAGGGTTTTCGGTGCGGCGGGACTTTCTTCAAGCCAAGGCCAGACTTATCGAGGGGAAGTCACAGTTGTTAGACGGAAATTATAAAGAGGCCGCAAAGGAACTCGGACAAGCCTTTGACCATTTAGGACAAGCACAGACTGCCGCGGGAGATGGACATGCGGGAAAGCAGGTGGAGAAACTTATGCATGAGATCTTGGAAGCCCAATTACTACTAGCCAAGGGCAAGCAAGTTTCCCGAGAAACGTTTAATGCCTTCCAGGAAAAGCTTGATTCGCTCCTTCCTTAGGCGAATCAAGCCATGTTTCGGGAAGTTCGTACCCTTCCCCGCTGAATATCAACAATGACAGGATGCTTCCAGTCTAAGCTGCACTCACGGGCTGTTTTTTCCAGGCGCTGAGCATGCGTTCAATGCGCATTTGCACGACAATATCGGGATCTTTGAGTAGCGGTTTAATCGCATCCCGTCCCCTGGGGTCACCGATTTTTTCTAAGGCGGCGGCCGATGTTAACCGAATCCACCAATCTTCATCCTTCAGTTTTTCAATCAACGGTTCAACCGCAGCAGGATCTTTAATTTCTCCTAACGCCAGGATGGATTGCTTTCGAACAAATTCGTCTTTGTCATCCAGGGCTGAAATTAATCGTTCGACGGCTGGCTGGCCGAGTTCGGATAGTGCCCTCGTCGCGTCGTCTTTAAATTCATCATTCTTCAGCATAGACATGAGTGGGTCGAGGACCCGCTCATCATTAATTTTCCCCAGTGTTTTAATGGCGTACTTTCTGGAATCCCAATCCCGTAGATATCTCAATAAGAGCTCGACGGCAGGCGATCCGATCATGGCAAGGGCTTCAACCGCCGCTTCTCTGACCTGCCAATCGCCATCGCGCAAGCAGCGAACGAGCGGTTCAATACATCGCTCGTCTCCCATTTCTCCGAGAGTAATGACGGCTTCTTGCCGAACGACCCAGTCTGTATCCTGTAACAAATCAACCTGGATGTCGATTTCATCTTTGACTTTCTCTTCTTCGAGTTCTTCTTCGCCTTCCTCCTCGGTCCCTTCTTCTTCCGCACTGGCCTCGACGGGGTCAGTCTGATCTTCTGCCGTCACTGCGTCGGCGACTTCATCCACGAATTCATCGCTGACTTCTGTGGACTCTGCGGAAGTCTCTATCTCTTGTGGTTCTTCTTGGGAGTCTTTGGTTTCATCGCTCATATTCGTCATCCTTCCTTTACCCGGTGCTGTTCGGTGAAATGCCCAGGTCTGATAGAGACCGGTATCAAGGCTATCGCGTTACGATTCTTTTTTGGAAGCCTTTTTCGCAGAGGCCCTGGCTATGCGAGCCTTGGCGCTGCGTACTTTTCGTTGAATGCGTTTTAAACGTTTTCGAAGAGCTCGAACCGCTTCATCGCTTTCTGAACTCTCGTTGCCAGTCTTTTTGTCGTGAATTTTTTTACGTAAAATCTGTTTGTCTTCATCGAGTGACCGAGTCGCCATAGGATAGTCGTGCTCCCTTACGTCAGGATGGTGAATAGCCTTATTATTTAAGGAGTCTAGTCAAGGGCTTGGAGGCCTGTCAACATTGCGAAAATTCTCTGGTTTTTGATATTTAGCAGGGTAAAGAAAAACCCCCGTCCTACACTGAGGACGGGGGTTTTAGTTTTAGACCTAGATACGGTTCTGACAATCAAGAACAGGACTAGGCATTCTTGATTGACGTCTTGATGTTACTTCTTGCAGAAGCTTCTTTCGTAGGCGATGACTTTCCAGGTTTCTTCATCGTTGATCGCACTTGGGTTCAAGGAGACCATTCCGGTTCCTGGGCTACCATGTTTGATGATCCAGAACATTTCGCCGTCTTTTCTCTTCTTGTGGAACTTGCAGTTCGTGAAGTCACGTGGTCCAGGGTTTAAGACCGCTCCGGCAGGACCATCGCCTTTTCCTGACTTACCATGACAGTTCACGCAAGTACCTTTGCCTTCGAAGATTTTCTTTCCTTCAGCAATAATCTCAGGGGATGCTTTGTCAGCTTTCTTGTACAAATCCGTTTTCATCTTCTTGGCCTCGCCCCGTTGATCCGCAGGGACTCGGGGTTTGAGCGGGTCCTTCTCTGCACCAGCGATGGCCATTCCGGCTGAAAGAAATACTGCAGCAGTCAAAAACGCAGTCGCACGCAAAAAGAGCTTCATGAAGACCTCCTTAACATTAAAAAGAACAAGCGTTAGCAAATATTTGCATTCCACCACAATATCAGCTGTCAGGGGGATAGACTGCAGAAGTGGTGAGAAACTTAAAAGCTCACCAATATATCAACCATTTTTTCTTGATGTCAAGGTAAGAGTGAAAAGATCTGTAATTCATTGTAAGATAAGAGGAATTTTTCATTTTTTCCTGTAGAAACGCTTACTGTTGATAGGTGTAAATTACTAATTATTAATTCTTGCAAAAAGTCCGGATATAGGGAATGACGATCCATGCTTCATTCTCAGAAATCGAGGGGACCATGGGAGGCATTGGCCAGCTGCCAAATTTGATGACATAGAATAATTCCCCATCCGTCCGCTTTCGTTGAAACCGACAATTCGTAAAGTCTCGAGGCAAAACCGGGAGAAAGCCTGCTGAAACGCCGTCGCCTTTTCCGGTTTCCCCATGGCAATTCACACAAATACGTTGATAAATCTTTTGCCCTTGCTCGAGTAGCGATTTTTCCACATGTCGTGAATTCTCGAACATCGGGGCTTGAAGATTTCTGTAATGGGTGCGATGTTGGATAGGGACTCGGGGTTTCAGGGGTCTACTTTCAGGTGGTAATGCGTGAACGGAAGTCCAGACCAGTGAAAGGAACGCAATGAAAAGTATCCTAATGAGGGTAGCTTGAAGCTTGCTAAGCATCTAGGGAGTTAAGACGACTTCTCTAACGACTTCGCCAGGTTTACCGAAAGGCCCTCGGGGTTCTCCATTCAATCGAACGGTCGCTCCAGCCGCGTTTCCCAACGTCAGCGTGAATTGTTGTCGAGCCTCCCAGGTCGCGCGTTGTCCGGGTTGGAGGAGCGCTTCTTTGGGACTCGCGTCATCCGATTGGACGACGACCCACGTCAGTTGCGTCGCTTCTATCTCAAGGCGAATGGGCTCCGTCGAAGCCGGTTGCACGAGTTTTGGCTGTTCAGGTACCGGAGGCGGTGGCGGAGGAGGAAGAGCCGCAGATACTCGTGGCTTTGGCGGTTCAGCGACCGGGGAAACTTCTTCCTTCACTTGTGTTGATGAATTTTTGGATGCTTTTGATTCTGGTTCAATGCGAGCCGCTTGGGAGACAGGCGAGACCGGGTCCTTGGGTTGACGATTGGAGGGGACGCTTGCTTGATCTGCAGGAGCAGGCGTCGGCGAGCTTTGCTGTTCTTTGGGCAAGAGGAAACCTAAGGCCACAATGATAATGATCGTGACGATGATCACCACATTGCGATTGAGTTTGCCGCGCTGTTCTTCCTGAATTTGAAGTTGGATTTGCTGTTGAGCCTGTTGTCCACGATGATAGAACTCATGGGAACTTTCCGAAAAGCGGCGAAGGGCGTCTTCTTCGCTAATGTTGAGTGATTTCGCATATGTACGGACGAATCCACGGGCAAAGACTTGTTCCGGAAGTGCTTCGAAGTCCTCATCTTCCAGCGCTTGAAGAAATTTCGGTTGGATCCGTGTCAGAGAGGCTACCTGATCCAGGCTAAGGCCTTGGGTTTCCCGGATCTTTTTGAGGTATGGCCCGATGGACTCGAGCGTGGGCATCGTTGTGTCGCTTGGCCGATCAGTCATGAGTCAGTTCTATGGAATGCGAACACCCGATATACGACGTCTTTATCGAGAGAGACAGCCATGAACGTGCATGCCGGGTTGGGTAAGTTTCGTTGATTTACGAAAGATCATCGAAATGTGTGAGCCGTTTAAACTCTCGAAAGCGATCATCAATTTCTTTACGATCCAGGTCACGCAGGCGATCCAAGCTGAAGGCTTCGACATTAAATGAAGCCATGACGCTCCCAAAAATGATGGCTCGCCGGAGTCCCTCATCGGTCATATCTCCCGTCGAGGCTAGGTGTCCCATGAAACCTCCGGCGAATGTGTCGCCCGCTCCCGTGGGGTCTTTCACCTGTTCTAAGGGAAAAGCCGGCGCACCGAACACTTGATCCCCGGTGAACATGAGGACTCCATATTCCCCTCGTTTAATGATCAAGTGTTTGGGGCCTTTGGCCAGGATTCGTTTAGCCACTTGCACCAGGTTCGGGTCTTCGCCCAGCGCACGTGCCTCGCCATCATTGATGATTAGGATATCAATCTTTTCCAAAACTTGCCAGAGAGCTTCACGTTTTCCGTCGATCCAGAAATTCATGGTATCGCAGGCGACGACTGATGGACGCGTGACTTTTTGCAGGACATCCATCTGGAGCTCTGGATCTATATTTCCGAGGAACAGCATATCAGGATTACGGTATTGTTCTGGAATCTTCGGTCGAAACGTCTCGAGGACGTTGAGGTGCGTTTCGAGGGTATGGGCCTCATTCAGTTGATATGTATATTCGCCTTTCCATCTGAATGTTCGTCCGTCACGTCTTTCAAGTCCATCCAAATTCACCCCCCGACTCCGAAGAAAGGCAAGATGCTCTTCAGGAAAATCTTCACCAACCACGGCGATCAGATCGACCTCTGTGAAAAAGCTGGCGGACGTGGAGAAATATGTCGCAGACCCTCCCAGTACGTCATTGGCCTCTCCAAATGGGGTCCGTACCGTATCAAATGCCATTGAACCGACTACTAATAGTTTTCCCATAATTCGCTTTACCTTTTTGGTGTTTGGGGTTTTCCCCATTGCCGTGAAAAGAATACATGAACGCGTTTTTTTGCCGCTGCCGTGATGGCTTCAGGTGGGGTGACGAGGGCATGCTCCAAGGCTGTCTGACAGGAGCACTGTGGATTTTCAGGCGCCAGGCGCAGCGACGCTTTAAGTACGGCTTGAGCGATTTTCACATTCTTCTTCATGATGTTGAGAATCGCACCGACCGATACCGCCTCTTCAGTCTCATGCCAGCAATCGAAGTCTGTCACGAGGGCCAGCGTGGCATAACACAGTTCGGCTTCTCGAGCGAGTTTGGCTTCGGGAATATTGGTCATCCCGATGATATCAACTCCCCATTGCCGATAAAGTCTGGATTCGGCTTTTGTCGAAAATTGGGGGCCTTCGATGCACAGGTACGTCCCACCTCGGTGAACAATCTGGCCCACTTCTTGACTGGCTTTTTGGAGGGTTGAGGACAGCGCGGAACAAATCGGGTCGGCTAAGGACACATGAGCTACCAGACCTTGATCAAAAAACGTGTGTGATCGTTGGGTTGTCCTGTCGATGAATTGATCAGGGAGAACGAAGTCTCCAGGCTTAATAGTTTCTTTCATACTGCCCACGGCGCTCACCGAAAACACTTGCGAGACACCCAGCGATTTCAGTGCATAGATGTTGGCGCGATAATTGATTTGAGAAGGTGAGATGGTATGGCCCTTCCCATGGCGAGCCAAAAAGGCAAGGCGCTTCCCTGCGATGTTGCCAAGGACGATCCGGTCAGAGATTCGCCCGAACGGCGTCTGAGGTCTGACTTCTTGAACTTGTTCCAGACCTTCCATCTGATACAACCCACTACCGCCGATGATCCCGATGTCGGCCTGAAGTTTCGTAGGCATGAGTCACATCCTCTTAGCGCATGCTGGTGGTCATGAATGTGTGTGTGACGGCACAGCCTCAAGGTTTTGAGGCGCGTTGTCGTGAAGGTGAGTCAGGAATCCTTGAATCACCTCCAGGGCTCGACTCGCTACGTCGGTCGCTGATTCGTGCGCAGCGACGTTCAACCACTGCACGGACGGTTCTTTCCGGAACCAGGTTATCTGACGTTTTGCAAAGTGCCGGGTATCCCGTTTTAATATCCGGACCGCTTCTTCGTAGGAATACTCCCCCATGAGGTATCCGGCCATCTGTTTATACCCAAGGCTCGTCATGGAACTGAGATGTCGATGATACCCCTCGGCGAGTAACCGTTGTGTTTCGTCGATCAAGCCTTTCTCGATTTCCCGTTCAACTCGGTCGTCGATGCGTTGGTACAGATGTTCGCGCTCCATCCGCAATCCGATGACGAGAGCATGATACGGGGCCTCCTGGAAATTATGCTGTTGATGAGCGTCAGAAAGCGGTATACCGAGAGCGTGGTACACTTCCAGCCCACGTTGGACTTTCACATAATCATTCGGATGTAATCGCCGGGCCAAGGCTGGGTCGACCTGGGAAAGTTGCCTATGGACATAGGCAGCTCCTTTCTCACGGGCTTGGAGATCCAGCTGTTTCCGTAAATCCCAGTTCGCTGGTGGCCCTGTCCAAAGACCATGCAGCAACGTGCGAATATACAGCCCTGTTCCTCCAGCGACCAATGGAATCTTCCCATGTTTATGAAGACCCTCAATCATATGTCTCGCATGCTGCCGGTAATCACCGACGGAAAAGTGTTGATCCGGGTTGACTAAATCAATCAATCGATGCGGAATGCCCTGTCGTTCTTGAAGCGTGGGCTTATCCGTTCCTATGTCCATGCCTCGATAGACTTGGCGGGAATCTGCGGTCAGGATTTCCGTTTCTAGTTCTTTGGCGATTTCTATGGCTACCCGGCTTTTGCCGATTGCCGTGGGGCCCATGAGTACGATCACGGGTTCTACTGGACGTATGGAAGAGTCCGAAACCATGGTAGGTTGTAACACAGGTGAAGGCCGATTCTCATGCACGGCCGAAAATTTTATCCAGTTCCTGTGGAGAAAATCGTAGCGCGACTCGCCGGCCATGGGGGCAGGTCATCGGATTTCCTTCTTCAGCCCAATCGGTCAGTAATCGCGTGATTTCCGGTTCATTCATGGGGCGTCCAGCTTGGACGGCGCTTTGGCAGGCCATCGAGGCGAACACGGGGCGAACTTTGGCGTCGAGCGAATCGTGGGACTTCCATTCTGCGAGGTCATCCAGGACATCTTGGATCAGCGCGCTATACGGCATTGTTCCTAAAACCGATGGAACCGCGCGAATGACGAAGGAGCGTCCTCCGAACGGTTCGATTTCCAATCCAAGCTTGGCCAGTTCTGGGACATATTCAGCCAGAAGGTCGCATTGATGGGCGGGAAGATCGATGGGTTCAGGGATCAACAGCGGTTGAGTCTCGATCTTCTGTCGTTGCCAGGCTCTCCATAAACGTTCAAACAGCACTCGTTCATGTGCCGTGTGCTGATCAACGATTTGTAATTCTCCATTCACTTGGGCGATCAGGAAAGTTTGACGCACCTGTCCGAGTGAAACAATTTGTCGTTCATCGGACATGAGGGAATAGGTGGGACGAGTTTCTTGCGACGTCGCAAGTAAGGGATCTCTCCCGGCTTCTGTGGCGGTTTCAAGTGTATGGGGCATGAAAAGGGATGTGGACATGTTTTTGTCAAAAGGACGATCTGATTGACGATAAGAAGACTGCATAACCCCATGGGTTTCCGCCGATACGGCTGGCCCCGGGTGTCCCTCGGCTAGCGTTACGCCAATATTCTCTCTCGTTTGGGCTTTGAGTGGTTGTCGGATCGCGGCCTTGATGACGGAATGGACCACGTCCGCTTGGGAGAAACGAACTTCTCGCTTGGCCGGATGGACATTCACGTCGATCGCGGCAGGAGATATATTCAGGAAGAGTGCGAAGACCGGATGTTGCCCTTTGGGTAAAAACGAACCATAGGCTTCGTAGGCGGCATGGGTGATCGTCGTATTCTTCACTGCCCTTCGGTTGACGAAAATGTCTTGGGGGGTTCGGCTGGATCGAGTATGGTACGGACTGACCGTGAGGCCAGTGACATGAATGCCTGCCTGATCAAAGTCGAGTGGAAGCATTCGGTCAATCAAGCGGGTGCCGTAGACTTGCACGAGGCGATCTGCCGCCGTCTGTGTATTGGGATAATCAAAGACCGAGTGATCGTTATGGAGCAATCGAAAGTGGACTGCGTGATGTACTAGGGCAGCCTGTTGAACAGCTAAGCAAATTTTGGAGAATTCTGTTCCCACGGATTTTAGAAATTTTAACCGTGCGGGTGTATTAAAGAACAAATCCTGGACGTCGACTTGAGTGCCTTGTGGGGCGGGACTTTCTCGAGAGGACCATGTTTCTCCTCCTTCAGAATACAATTCTGTCCCCACTGTGAAATCAGATGACTGCGTGAGAAGACGAAACTTCGAAACAGACGCAATACTCGGAAGCGCCTCTCCTCGAAATCCCAGGGTTTGGATGTTCTGTAAATCGGATTCATCGCGAATCTTGCTGGTGGCGAACCGCTGGCATGCCAGTTGGGCATCATCGGGGCACATGCCTAGTCCGTTATCGGTAACCCGAATGAGTTTTCGTCCCCCTTCTTTGATCGTAATCGTCAGCATGGTGCTGCCAGCGTCCAGACTATTATCGATGAGTTCCTTGACGACTGCCGAAGGGCGTTCGACGACTTCTCCTGCGGCAATACGACTTGATACGGTTTCGGGCAGGATCTGAATTTTAGGAGAAGAGTTGGCGTTCACGATGATTGATGGTCTGTAGAAGGGCTGGCACGGGCTATGTTAGCGGGAAGGGGTGCTCATGGTTTTTACGACCCGGATCTGACCCAGATCACTAGAGTTTCTCCAGTTGCTCTTTGGCCAAGGAGGCTTCAGGCGAGTCTGGATGTTCGCCAATGATACGATTCCATAGTTCTTTGGCCTGCGATTTATCCCCGGTTTCTTTCATGACGAGGCCGAGTTTGAGCAGGGCGGTGGAGACATACTTACTTTCAGGGTAGTTGGTAAGAATGTGACGCAAGGCCTTGGTCGCGGCATCGTATTCTTTCCGGATGTAATGTGAGTCGCCGAGATAATAATAGGCTTGAGGTGTCAAAACTGCGGTGGGGTATTGTTTTAAGAATCGGCTGAACTCTACCGTCGCCCGTTCGTATTGACCATTCAAGTAGACTTTGTAAGCTGCACGAAATACTGAAGCTTGGTTGTTGGAGCCTGCCTTGCCTTGGCCATTGACATGATTTTTGGAAGAATCATCTTGGGGAGAATCCTGTTGATCTCTGGGTTCTGAGAGCACGACGGGTTTCGATGGGATTTTACGCTGCTGTTGAAGCAAATTGTCGATGCGAGACTCGAGGGCTTTGGCTCGGATCGAGAGATCTTGATCGCGGCGTTGGGCCGATGCTCGTGATTGCTCTATCTGTTCTCTAAGGCGCGCACTCGTTCGCTCAA
The genomic region above belongs to Nitrospirales bacterium and contains:
- the ybgF gene encoding tol-pal system protein YbgF, producing the protein MISAIKYPCNFGLVFCFIAGLSGCGGELNLSDLKKQVETLEANQKSFKKREQQYLNRIESLESQVDEHDFLVGELIKTEEEASVDTRNLLDKLERTSARLREQIEQSRASAQRRDQDLSIRAKALESRIDNLLQQQRKIPSKPVVLSEPRDQQDSPQDDSSKNHVNGQGKAGSNNQASVFRAAYKVYLNGQYERATVEFSRFLKQYPTAVLTPQAYYYLGDSHYIRKEYDAATKALRHILTNYPESKYVSTALLKLGLVMKETGDKSQAKELWNRIIGEHPDSPEASLAKEQLEKL